Within Desulfobacter sp., the genomic segment CCCTGAAGGCCGGCGAGGCAACCATCCGGTAATTCATGGTTCCCAAAGGAGAAATTCTGCAGCCCTGGACCGGCGTATCCAAAGAGGAGATGCATCCGAGCACCTCCCCTTTTCTCAATAGTTTGTGGGTCTCATCCTGGTCATCCACCCTCAGGTCCAGCAGCACCTTCCGGTCCTCAAGCAAAGATTCCACGGCCGGATAAAACCAGGTGGCCAGGCTGTCGGCGTTGATGCCCAGGGCCAGGGTCCGAAAGGAGGTCACCCCCTCCAGCATGAGCCGGGTGGAAAGATCGCCTTCCAGCTGCCGCACCTTCAAATAATGCTTGATCAGCTCCCGGCCTTCTTTGGTGGGCGCCGGGGGCAGGGTCCGGGTCAGCAGCACCATCCCGGCCTGGTCCTCCAGCAGCCGGATCCGCTGGGACACCGCCGACTGAGTGATGTTCAGCCGCCGGGCAGCCTTGTCAAAGCCCCCTTCTTCGGCCACCCGGGCCAGGGATTCCAGCAGTTTATAGTCCAGCATATTTCCTTTTTATCATACCTTGTATTCCATTTCCTGCACCGGCAGCACCTCTCCCTCCTCCGTCAGTGCAAGGGAGGTCTTGGTAATCCGGCCCTGCAGTTCATTGTTCCCGTCGGTGAGATCAAAGGGGGAGGCTACGCCGGCCAGGTAGATGGCCCCGATGCCGGCATCCTTTATCCGGGTCAGCACCATCCCCTCGGGATCCTCCCCTGATTCGGCCCGCTCCCAAAGGGTGAGGCGGTCGAATACCGGATCATTTTCGTCGATCCAGTCATTGCCGTCAAGGTCATAGGCGGCCAGTTCTCCAAATCCGTCCCCGGTGGTTGGCCCGAACAATTCACTGCCGTCGTTTATTATGCCGTCCCCGTTCAGGTCCAGGGAAAGAAATCCCACGCCCGTCCCGGGCAGGGGCAGATCTTCCTCCTCCCCGTCCATATCCAGGTCAAACTCAAATCCGGCGCCGGCCAGCTCGGGCGCAGCCATTCCCGTATTGATGATCAGCGGATCCATGAAGGCATACCCCGTGGCGGTCCGGGTCATGGTTTCCTCCCTGATATACGACCGGTCCATGGAAAGGTCAAAGGTAAAATCAATTTCCCGGTTG encodes:
- a CDS encoding LysR family transcriptional regulator ArgP, giving the protein MLDYKLLESLARVAEEGGFDKAARRLNITQSAVSQRIRLLEDQAGMVLLTRTLPPAPTKEGRELIKHYLKVRQLEGDLSTRLMLEGVTSFRTLALGINADSLATWFYPAVESLLEDRKVLLDLRVDDQDETHKLLRKGEVLGCISSLDTPVQGCRISPLGTMNYRMVASPAFREAWFPKGIVPGCLDRVPAVIFNRVDDLHYKFLEKKFNRDSVPELPIHYIPSPEAFVKIIVSGKGYGMLPDLQSMDLLEKGCLVDLAPDTHIRVPLYWHRWNLGSFLLDEFSKAIVQNAVIC